From the Lactuca sativa cultivar Salinas chromosome 9, Lsat_Salinas_v11, whole genome shotgun sequence genome, the window TATTAAGTTACAAGAGCGAAACTAGACGTGTCTAAGAAATTTTACCTTCAAAGTACATGAAGACACCGTCCTTTCGGCGCCAAGGCTTGCGCTGACGAACAATAACGGCAGGCATAACCTTCTTCCTCAGATCTGGCTTACCCTTCTTCACAGTAGCCATAACCATATCTCCGACGCAAGCCGAAGGAAGACGATTAAGCCGTCCCTTGATTCCCTTCACTGATATGATGTAAAGGTTCTTGGCACCAGTATTGTCAGCACAGTTGACCGTCGCAGCCACTGGAAGACCGAGCGACATCCGAAACTTGTTCCCGGCGGAACCTCCACGACCTGCCGAACAACAAGTAATTAATTGGCATTACAGTTTTATTTGCAGTTGCATTTACTGATATCGACATCGATCTCAAATAAATGCATCAACGCTCAAGAGAATTAGAATGGGATCGTACCTCGCTTCGACATGGCTGATCCCTCTCACACAGACTCCGGATGGAGGCGGAGTgggggaaattagggttttatatgAATGTAGTAATTCAGTGTTAGGCCTTTAGGGTATATGGTAGGTTTGGGCCGTGTGCAAATATTAAGGCtacttaaattaaattaatatgtTGGGCCGAGTCattcttaattttttattttaaatagatAAATTTTCACAAATATTAAGGCTACTTAATAGTCTTCACGTAACTTTTTCTTTTTGCATGGAtagtttttttttggtaaatgtcACTATAACCCAATCAACTATCCGGTTTTGTTTTAAAAGTTCtttgtccttttttttttttgttctctaAGGGTATAatcttgacttttaaggttttaaAAGGTCCCTTTTAAGAAAATGAAGGGGTCACCCGGTGAACCCCTTCCTAATCAGTAATATAAACCGCCACGTCATTTAATGAAACTTGTCATCTCATAAACCTTTCTCTCATTCTTCTCTACCTGTCATCATGTTTAGATTCAAGTTCACGAACACAATGTAAAAAAACTTATGATTACAGACTTCAACTAGCTTCCTGAGTTTAAAAAAAAAGGTACTTATACTCAGCAACAAATTCTTAAATTCCCTGTGTATATATTTACTGCTCTCTTCACCTTCAACTGCCATGAGAGATCACCTTCATCTAACATCGTTCTCACCAATTTTTCTTCcacttttcttcaaaaacaacCTAAAATCACTCAATTCTCCATGCCCCAGACAAAAAATGAATTCAAAATGAGTTTAATCATCataattttcagaaaaaaaaaagtgtaaataatgtGGATTTTCTTTTCGATCTTACCTTAATAGAATATACAAGCTTATACTCATGCATGATCCAATTGGTTTTAGACCCGTTTTGGGGCTTTGCCTCGGTAGAAGACCAGAGTTTTCTTCAAATGGTTATGTGTTGTGCTAAATTGGTTGAAAATAGAGGCAATATGTATCCTATGTGTAGGAcccaaaagaaattaaaaatcgAGATATAGGGGTTCTGGTGGTCTCTTCCCCTTCGAGTCATGAACAAAGCTATTTTTTGTTGTTGTGTGTGTCTCTCACCCCGTCCCTTCAATCGTTGGCTTCCAAGCAAGATGGCTTCCAACCTCCAAGCGATTTGGAAACCGTCTGTCATCTTCAACCTCCAATACCGCCACCAATCACCATCGTCTTCCACCACAATCGTCCACATACCTGAAACACGATTCTAGGTTTGAGAAAAACGATTCCACATGGATTCCAAGCAAGATTATCAacgaacaaaaacaaaaacacgtGAAATCGCAATGAAGAAGATAGTCGAACCTATTGCAGACTCATGCCCTCCGAACTCCGATCGCAGACCGACCATCAGTTTCTTCAGCCTTTGCATAGCATCCTTGTTGGGTTGTTGTGATGCTTCACCGATTTGTACATCCATGTAAATCAGAATGAAGAATAGATTCAAACCTGGGATACCAAGTAAAGAGAGAAACCTAATCAGAATAAGGAGAAATCTCTAAGGCGAAGGTCGATGAGAGCGAATCGGGAAGGTGGGTGTCTTGCTTGAACATGAACATAAAGTCTTATGTGGTGGGTGAGGATGCGAGTGACATGTATTATAGTTTAATTTTCCTTTTACTGAAAAATGCTAAATCATTAAGTAGACCGGCAATTGCAAGTCAAGTTCCCTTTTTAGCAGGTAAAAATTGATTTTATGCCTCTAAACtgcaaaaaaaaataacattaagGACCTTTTAAAACAAAACCCGATAGTTGATTGGGTTACGGTGACATTTACCCTTTTTTTTTGGAGCAAACCTTACGCTTCATTAATCCCTTAGACTAACATTGTTAGTTTTTCTATTAAgaataaattacacgaatggttcatatggtttgggtaatttgtgtgtttggtccctaacttattttttaactcggaaagtccctactgtttgtttttgttacgcgcttggtccctactgtttgtttttattacgcgTTTGGttcatgtcttacctaaaaagactattatttaaatagggaaagaTGGTGGGGTAGGTAAGTTAAGGTGAAGGGGTGGGGTTGGagtgtatttatttaaataaattaaaaaatcaagggcaaaatagttttttaggtaaaatagggaccaagcgcgtaacaaaaacaaacagtagagaccttccgagttaaaaaaaataagttagggaccaaacgcgcaaattaccctaaaccataggaaccattcgtgtaatttaatcttctattaaatataaatgaaaatgctttctctctctctctccctctctctctctctaaagcttAACACCAAATTTTCCTTAAAgattttagggggtgtttgggattCCCTTTAGAATGACTTTTGACTTTAAACATTATCAAAAGTCAAAAGGTGTTTCggtaataaaaaaaattcttttgaaaatgactttttgCATAGAAGAAAAGAAGGGGTTTCTAAAAGTCATGAAAACCTGACTTTTTGGGATTTTTTGTTGTTTTACATGTAAAAGTTAAACCAAAAGTTCGTTTGCTCGTTTTTGGTTAATCCAAACGCATTTTAAGGAACTCCTTTTGTAGAAACTCCTATTACAAAAAGTCCTTCTACAAAAAAGGACTTTTGATGTTCAAAAGTAAtctcaaacacccccttagtGTGTGAGTCTAAAAATCAAACCAAATCTATCCACAAAACCAGAAACACATTAACCAAATCAAAGCACCATTGGAAATACATTAAACAAACTGGGTCAACATAGACCAAATACATAGAGAGGATCTTATCaacatagataaaaaaaaaaaaaggaaggacATAGAGCCTTCGGTAGTGGGAGACCGGTTGTAAATGAAATTGGATCAATACCTAAATGCAAACTTCAACACGACTTTAAACATAGATGCAGGTTTCCGACGACAAGGACTTTAAACCCAGATCCATGGAaatcagaaccttcatcgtcttCATCTTCATTTTTAATCTATTGGTTTGAACATGTATCTCCTTCTCAACCCCCAGTCCTAGTGGCAAGTATCAATGAATGGTGGTAAACGGTTTCTGAAAATCATCAGATAGAGGAGACGAACTCGAACATATGTGCTTCGATTATCTTGTGATGATAAAAGATGAACACAATTGTAGATGACGGTGATGGTAACTCCGATAAACTTCAT encodes:
- the LOC111881226 gene encoding 60S ribosomal protein L23, whose translation is MSKRGRGGSAGNKFRMSLGLPVAATVNCADNTGAKNLYIISVKGIKGRLNRLPSACVGDMVMATVKKGKPDLRKKVMPAVIVRQRKPWRRKDGVFMYFEDNAGVIVNPKGEMKGSAITGPIGKECADLWPRIASAANAIV